The Acidicapsa ligni genome has a window encoding:
- a CDS encoding glycoside hydrolase family 9 protein — protein sequence MNIRIRLCFLLALISGPSLFGADFSMRVTDKNYLETQGFSVFLYDSTYHPVFVDQKNTAMEMILHGARIATNGDVRLMPTPEQWDLVATLKNRQADKANNRLTADLAFPTFNLSYTLEVTAELGGVKVSINLDKPLPEKLAGRAGFNLEFLPSIYMGKAYLVDGTKAGIFPRTPNDSMVKVLPLSDEPKKAYYLEDWDKAKGYTQPLPFAQGKSITLGVDDTLARVNVQSDTADLMLFDGRDRAQNGWFVLRSLIPAGKTTGAIVWHIRPDVIPNWTRPPMIAHSQVGYAPDLSKVAVLELDPKYSGPKTAKVLRLMEDGSYKQVFEGPITPSTPWLRYVYSKFDFTSVKDSGLYVIEYADQRTAPFPIAKDAYANIWQDSLDHHIAEQMDHVSVREGYRVWHGASHLDDGRLAPVVGEQFDGWNQATATDGKYKGGDHIPGINVGGWYDAGDFDLEEPAQLSVIQNLALAYRTFHLNYDELTVNEATREVEMHRPDGVPDTVQQVKHGALLILAQFHNIGHAIRGTHEPDLRQYTHLGDGASKTDGRIYDPKLGLDEAKGDYSGKPDDRWIFSSNNPFFQWNAIASLAAAADTLKGWDDAMAKDCLETAIKAWNEEKAHPTQNPTAGGLGGAAPAGAPGGGVLAASQGVVSGVQGIHKAQGGSGAPASSAAASTQTAPPAGSGRGGFGVGQDWAAALELTIATHGAEPYKARLKELFPQMIMPEQMGFRGWTAVRALPYLDASEKDQLREAVKVYMADLDKQLVATPFGVPPSLGTWGGSGAVVDMAIRMYFLHLAFPDLVSGDYTMRAVNYILGTHPVSSTSYVAGVGTVSKTKTYSNNRADNAYIPGAVIPGYIIIKPDFPECIDDFGFLWFEDEAVVAGSASWVVAGNAADAITKESR from the coding sequence ATGAACATTCGAATTCGATTGTGTTTTCTCTTAGCACTGATCTCTGGCCCAAGCCTATTCGGCGCTGATTTTTCCATGCGGGTGACCGATAAAAATTATCTCGAAACACAAGGGTTTAGCGTATTCCTTTACGACAGCACCTACCATCCCGTCTTCGTCGATCAGAAGAACACAGCGATGGAGATGATTCTTCATGGGGCACGCATTGCCACCAATGGCGACGTGCGCCTGATGCCAACGCCCGAGCAGTGGGATTTAGTGGCGACGCTCAAAAATCGCCAGGCAGATAAGGCAAACAACCGGCTCACTGCCGATCTCGCTTTTCCGACCTTTAATCTCAGCTACACCCTTGAAGTGACAGCGGAGCTAGGTGGCGTGAAGGTCAGCATCAACCTCGACAAGCCACTTCCTGAGAAGCTGGCTGGGCGTGCGGGGTTCAATCTGGAGTTTCTACCCTCCATCTACATGGGTAAGGCTTACCTGGTGGACGGAACGAAAGCCGGTATCTTTCCGCGTACGCCGAACGATTCGATGGTGAAGGTGTTGCCGTTGTCCGATGAACCGAAAAAGGCTTACTACCTGGAGGACTGGGATAAGGCCAAGGGATACACGCAGCCGTTGCCGTTCGCGCAAGGTAAGAGTATTACCTTGGGAGTGGACGACACGCTGGCCCGGGTCAACGTTCAGTCAGATACGGCTGATCTCATGCTCTTCGATGGAAGAGACCGCGCGCAAAATGGATGGTTTGTGCTGCGTTCGCTGATTCCTGCCGGCAAGACCACAGGTGCTATCGTCTGGCATATTCGGCCTGACGTGATTCCGAACTGGACGCGGCCGCCGATGATCGCACACAGCCAGGTTGGTTATGCGCCGGACCTGTCCAAGGTAGCTGTACTTGAACTCGATCCGAAGTACAGCGGCCCGAAGACAGCAAAAGTACTACGCCTCATGGAAGACGGGTCTTATAAGCAGGTGTTCGAAGGCCCGATCACGCCTTCGACCCCTTGGCTGCGCTATGTCTATTCGAAATTCGATTTCACTTCTGTCAAGGATTCCGGCCTGTATGTAATTGAATATGCAGATCAGCGTACCGCCCCTTTTCCCATCGCAAAGGACGCTTACGCGAATATCTGGCAGGACAGTCTTGATCATCACATTGCAGAGCAGATGGATCACGTCTCGGTTCGCGAAGGCTACCGTGTTTGGCACGGTGCTTCCCATCTTGATGATGGCCGTCTCGCGCCTGTTGTAGGCGAGCAATTCGATGGGTGGAATCAGGCTACCGCAACGGATGGAAAGTATAAAGGCGGTGATCATATTCCCGGGATTAATGTAGGTGGTTGGTATGACGCGGGAGACTTCGATCTTGAGGAGCCTGCGCAACTCAGCGTGATTCAGAATCTGGCCCTGGCATATCGCACATTCCATCTCAACTACGATGAGCTCACGGTGAACGAAGCTACACGCGAGGTCGAGATGCATCGTCCCGATGGCGTGCCGGATACTGTGCAGCAGGTCAAGCACGGTGCACTTCTTATCCTGGCGCAGTTTCACAATATCGGGCACGCGATACGCGGCACGCATGAACCGGATTTGCGCCAGTATACGCATCTGGGAGATGGAGCTTCCAAAACTGACGGCCGCATTTATGATCCGAAGCTCGGTCTTGACGAAGCGAAGGGGGACTACTCAGGCAAGCCGGATGACCGCTGGATCTTCTCCTCCAATAACCCGTTTTTCCAATGGAACGCAATCGCATCCCTTGCCGCCGCGGCCGATACCTTGAAAGGCTGGGACGATGCTATGGCGAAAGACTGTCTTGAGACCGCGATCAAAGCATGGAACGAGGAGAAGGCTCATCCGACGCAAAATCCGACAGCGGGTGGCTTAGGTGGAGCGGCTCCGGCAGGTGCTCCGGGTGGTGGTGTGCTGGCTGCATCGCAGGGGGTTGTGTCTGGCGTGCAAGGCATTCACAAGGCGCAGGGCGGTTCGGGTGCTCCCGCAAGTTCTGCCGCGGCAAGTACCCAAACAGCTCCCCCGGCAGGCTCTGGCCGTGGCGGGTTTGGAGTGGGACAAGACTGGGCTGCGGCTCTCGAATTGACGATCGCAACCCACGGCGCGGAGCCCTATAAAGCTCGCCTGAAGGAACTGTTTCCCCAGATGATCATGCCGGAGCAGATGGGCTTCCGTGGGTGGACGGCGGTCCGAGCATTGCCTTACCTGGACGCGAGTGAGAAGGATCAATTGCGGGAAGCGGTGAAGGTATATATGGCGGATCTGGATAAGCAGTTAGTCGCGACACCGTTTGGCGTGCCCCCGAGCCTGGGCACCTGGGGAGGATCGGGAGCCGTGGTTGACATGGCTATCCGGATGTATTTCCTGCACCTGGCGTTTCCGGATCTTGTGAGCGGCGACTACACAATGCGTGCCGTAAATTACATTTTGGGCACGCATCCCGTATCCAGCACCTCGTATGTGGCAGGCGTAGGTACGGTTTCGAAGACGAAGACATACAGCAACAATCGTGCCGATAATGCTTACATTCCGGGTGCTGTAATTCCGGGATACATCATCATCAAGCCGGACTTTCCGGAATGTATCGATGACTTCGGTTTTCTGTGGTTTGAGGATGAAGCCGTCGTGGCAGGTTCAGCCAGTTGGGTTGTAGCTGGCAATGCAGCAGACGCCATCACTAAAGAGTCAAGGTAG